The following coding sequences are from one Triticum dicoccoides isolate Atlit2015 ecotype Zavitan chromosome 4A, WEW_v2.0, whole genome shotgun sequence window:
- the LOC119285507 gene encoding ATP-dependent Clp protease proteolytic subunit 5, chloroplastic-like encodes MATSTASPSSLTAPLLGPKPSPNPPPRSLPLLRNRRCARSVAASAGGGGVGLHGAAHRRGIWSIRDDLLMPRSPYFPVEAAGQERGPSPMVMERFQSVVSQLFQHRIIRCGGPVEDDMANVIVAQLLYLDAVDPNKDIIMYVNSPGGSVTAGMAIFDTMKHIRPDVSTVCIGLAASMGAFLLSGGTKGKRYSLPNSRIMIHQPLGGAQGQETDLEIQANEMLHHKANLNGYLAYHTGQPLDKINVDTDRDFFMSAKEAKEYGLIDGVIVNPLKALQPLPASS; translated from the exons ATGGCGACCtccaccgcctccccctcctctctgACCGCCCCTCTCCTTGGCCCCAAACCCAGCCCCAATCCGCCCCCCAGATCCCTCCCGCTCCTCAG GAATCGGAGGTGCGCTAGGTCCGTGGCCGCCTctgccggcggcggcggagtgggacTGCACGGGGCTGCTCACAGGCGCGGGATTTGGTCGATCAG GGACGACTTGCTGATGCCTAGGTCGCCCTACTTCCCTGTGGAGGCCGCGGGGCAGGAGCGCGGGCCCTCGCCCATGGTAATGGAGCGGTTCCAGAGCGTCGTCAGCCAGCTCTTTCAGCAC AGAATTATCCGATGCGGCGGTCCTGTGGAGGATGATATGGCCAACGTCATTGTTGCGCAGCTGCTATACCTGGACGCCGTTGATCCTAACAAG GATATCATTATGTATGTGAACTCTCCAGGAGGATCAGTGACAGCTG GGATGGCCATATTTGATACAATGAAGCATATCAGGCCTGATGTTTCGACAGTTTGTATCGGACTTGCTGCAAG TATGGGTGCTTTTCTACTTAGCGGTGGGACGAAAG GGAAGAGGTACAGCTTACCTAACTCAAGAATAATGATCCATCAGCCTCTTGGAGGAGCCCAAGGACAAGAGACCGACCTTGAGATCCAG GCCAATGAGATGCTGCACCACAAGGCCAACTTGAACGGATACCTAGCATACCACACTGGGCAGCCCCTGGATAAGATCAATGTAGATACTGACCGTGACTTCTTCATGAGCGCGAAGGAAGCAAAGGAGTATGGCCTTATTGATGGAGTAATCGTGAACCCTCTTAAAGCGCTGCAACCACTTCCAGCTTCCAGTTAG
- the LOC119285508 gene encoding ubiquitin-conjugating enzyme E2 32-like, with protein sequence MAATGKFNRSNPAVKRILQEVKEMQSNPSPDFMALPLEEDIFEWQFAILGPRDSEFEGGIYHGRIQLPSDYPFKPPSFMLLTPSGRFEIQKKICLSISNYHPEHWQPSWSVRTALVALIAFMPTNPGGALGSLDYKKEDRRALAIKSRETPPKFGSPERQSVIDEIHEQMLSKAPPVPQLLTGSEEETNKTAPDTSGEPAVKAAEGVNTSGSSSGSANTDLPKPDSESEVAENIVGAQSDVIPRDSGPRVVAAPQNPVVTIQKPKHDRLLTLAAFGLTLAIMALVIKKFFKINGLAGYIEGKF encoded by the exons ATGGCGGCCACAGGCAAGTTCAACCGGAGTAACCCGGCGGTGAAGCGGATCCTGCAGGAggtgaaggagatgcagtctaatCCTTCCCCCGATTTCATGGCCCTGCCCCTCGAG GAGGACATTTTTGAGTGGCAATTTGCTATCCTGGGGCCCCGAGACAGCGAATTTGAGGGAGGAATCTACCATGGACGGATCCAGTTGCCCTCAGACTACCCGTTCAAGCCACCATCCTTCATGCTGCTCACG CCAAGTGGAAGATTCGAGATTCAGAAGAAGATATGTTTGAGCATTTCCAATTACCACCCCGAGCACTGGCAGCCATCGTGGAGTG TACGCACAGCACTAGTAGCATTGATTGCTTTCATGCCAACAAATCCTGGTGGCGCATTGGGTTCACTGGACTACAAGAAGGAAGATAGACGAGCACTCGCTATCAAATCAcgtgaaacaccaccaaaattcggCTCCCCAGAACGCCAAAGTGTAATTGATGAG ATCCATGAGCAAATGCTCAGTAAAGCTCCACCTGTTCCACAACTGCTAACTGGCTCTGAAGAGGAGACTAACAAGACCGCACCCGACACTTCTGGCGAACCTGCTGTCAAGGCAGCAGAAGGTGTCAACACTTCTGGCTCCAGCTCTGGTTCTGCGAATACTGACCTTCCAAAGCCTGATTCGGAGTCAGAAGTTGCAGAAAACATTGTGGGAGCTCAGTCCGATGTAATCCCCAGGGATAGCGGTCCAAGAGTTGTTGCAGCACCGCAGAACCCTGTCGTCACAATCCAGAAGCCAAAGCATGACAGATTGTTGACGTTGGCTGCATTTGGGCTGACTCTTGCTATCATGGCTCTTGTGATAAAGAAGTTCTTCAAAATCAACGGCCTGGCTGGTTACATTGAGGGCAAGTTTTAG